CAAGTTGTTCGACATGTTCCTTACTGACCGAATCCGACTTAGATAAGGAAAACGTCGACCTCGCGAATTAGAAGATATAAAGATGTGGAAGTATTGCTTTTTCGACAAGCAACCAGTACAGAAAGTCTTTTTCATAAAGGAGTTCGCAAGCAAGATAGTTTCTTAATCAAATAGGAAAACTAGACAAACTTGAAATCCAAAGCAAAGAAGGAATTATAATGACGTGAATGTGGTTTCAAATCTGGAATGAAGTAGGAAGCATGATCAGATAATGAAATCAAGTTAAAGtcaagaaagaaaattgaagaCAAATTCGAGTTGAACTAGGAGTTCCACATAAAAGAGGAGTCCAACATGAAGTAGGATTTCTAGTTGAAATATGTTTTGGTTCGAGTCCAAATCTATAAATAGAGTGATAGATTCGcttgaaaaaaattgtgcacttacatagagaagatcaaaacacgatcaagaTGTTTGAGATTTATTAGGAGTGTTGCAATTTGTGAGGAAAAATTGTAATTGTAATCAAGAGTTTTGATTACAATCTGAGTTTTGTGAGTAAGAGTTGTTTGACAAGTTGTAGAATTTGAATAACATTAGAAGATTTAAAACCGGGGGGTTTTGTGTCTTTGGGTagctagaaattagagtttataatttcttagctagaaattagagtttatgATTCCTCATGTTACATAGCTTTGTAGTCTTTTGTTGAgacttgaaatttaataaagtggAGTTAAATCCTACAGAGGTGTAGGTCGTGATTTTTACCCTTAAGAGTTGGGATTTCTGCGAtaaaatattgtgttattattttatttgcttcACAAAACGTAACTATTGTAATCTGCAAAGGAATATATAGAATAAACCTATTTCTTAAACAATTTTGAGGGTCAGAATTCTAACAATTGTCTCTTATATTAAACTCACACAAAGTTTAACTTCTACGTACTAATTGATCTTTATAATATTAGGGTGCACAAAAATATCTACAAATGTTCCTTTGTTAAGggattttgtaatttgaaaataagttaACATTTAAAGGCAAGGCGGTTGTAACATTTGAGCAATGgctcaatatattttatttgcaCCACAAATCTCTATACATATCTATAAAGTTCACTAAATCATCAACACATGTTAGATATGGACCCATatttttataatcataaaatgAGTTTAACTGATCAATACCTTTATCAAAACGTTTGGATACCCTTGATAGCTCAATATATTCACTCATTGCACAagtttacattattattttttgaattcctgttaaagaataataaaagtctcacatcggtggttaatgagatgggtggactccttatgaggcttggacaatcctcctccctttgagctagcttttggggtgtgagttaggcctaagacctaatttcacatggtatcagagcagcgCCCACacaccagatgctaagcactgggcgtgatgtggggtgttaaagaatgacaaaagtcccacatcggtgttaatgagatgggtggactccttatgaggcttgggcaatcctcctcccttttaagctagcttttggggtgtgagttaggcctaagatcTAATTTCACAATTTCTTCGTTATAATTCGTGATTTCATTAGTAAActcatcaattttaaatttggaATTCACATCTTATTTGTTATGATTCAtaactttatttattactaaaCTCATCAATTTTAGATTCTGATTTCACATCTTATTAAATGttaactaatataatttttatatctcaTTGGTCATGTATATAaactaaatttatatatttgttcatCTATTTACTATTGTCTGCCTCTCTACCTACCTCTTCCATACAAAATGGGTTGGTTCAGTGCGGACCAATATTAagatcatttatttatttgtataactTAAATGTCTCGTATGTTTCGAAAAAATAATTCTAGTGGATGACCTTACAACAAACGCCTCTATGTTAAAaagcaattattttttttctagtcaAGGTTATAGCGTGCAACAACAAGGCGATGCTTGAAGGTCCTAATAGCAAGCTACCTTGGTAGATCTTTCCCCTCAGAAAATAGAGTTATTGTGTGAGTCGATAACTcacatatcaaattttatactGATAAGTACAGATACTACACTTGATTTAAGCCAAAAGCCCAAAAGgtataaaaattgttgtttgactgtgaaaattattcatttttttatataaaagaaatataaatatattttatttcaaatttgatattttattataaaatatctaaatccAACTTCAGAGTTggatatcaaattaaaaaaagaagtgtTCTAAATCTGTTTCCCAATTTCattatcataaatttcaaacaaaatgcTCTCTTTTTTTCATCTCTGCAAATAATATcgatattcaattttaatttcacaaacctaaaaaaaataaaagaaaatacgCGGAACGCTAACTATTAAATATTGAATGCAAGTGGATGATACATTTCACCAGTAAAAGCAGTACACGTAGCTATCACAAATTGAAAAACTTGCAAAATTGAAAACAcactttgaattaattaataaaagatttttgttcatatttatattatcaatCAAAAAACTTGTACTATCTAGAACTAtctaattcaataataataattataataaacggtctcaattttcttttttgggaaaaaattcATCCATATTGTTGGCACAATTCTAGAAAGGTACACTTTCTAAGTTTCGTGATTCGCAAGTATTTTTGGACTTCTTAAACTTAATGAGAGAAATATCTTAATAACtaagaaaagataaaatttatttccttagtaccttaaaaaaaatgaactccTCTCTTCATCATCTTTTCCAAATTTATATTCTAATATCTTCTTGCAAGGAGTCGACACTCTGAGATGTCAATAGAGAGAACAGAAAGACGAGTCGTGAGTATTCGAGTCTGTAATCTTGTCAAATAGGATTTGACCTCAACTAGGTTACGGGTTGTTATTCTGGTATAATTCATACAGAGCCATTGAACTGGCCCAACCAGCAACCAGAGTTGTATGCATTATATGAACAGAAAGCAACCGACCTATCATTTCTTTCTCAcaacaatacaataaaaaaaacttttagcggcattaaatattgacattaataaagaatGCTAAAGTTTTTACtagcattagttaagtgtcattagaatcaatctcgctaaaggctttagaaCATATACAAATAATGTCAATTACCgctaataatatataattagtaatatctaaaaattaattaccaataataattattttattgtagcGCAACCTTTCCCTTTTTCttaacatttataaaataaaatataaaagagacGAATTTTGAGCTGAAATGTATCATTATTCTTTAATAAGCACAATGGAAAACTATTTGAGGAATTCCTTGCACAAGTAAAGACGAGTTAAGATGTTTAAAtgtgtatatttaaatttgaaaaggaaaataattttctacttgtatatttaaaaatttatatttttttattttaattatgtgacatttatttataaatctCGTGAAAAGCAGTATAAgttttaataattgaaaatacaaaatattaaaaatatctatgaaaaacttatgaaaaaaataaatttatttaaattttaaaattgaaaagtaatatataaaataagatgGATGGGAGTATACCTTTTCTTaatttaagtatttctatatttttatttaagttcatTAATTAAAGTTAAGTAATTTTATCTTAAGTGTGCTTAGTTGTAATTTACATGACAAGTAATGGCAATTAACAGTTACTAACTTTTGTCTTTGCAATATTACTGACCTTTAGGTGTAGTTTGGTACAAAGATCAATAATGCAGAGATAAGTAATGTAGCAATGCAGGGATTAGCAATGTAGTGATTATTTTAcaaatgtttaatttatttatttttatctaattttgtCTGTGgtttaaaagattaaaaaaaaaattctttccaattataccctagagttattatgaaattttctaTTTCATGTAATTGAGTCAAGGTAGATAATTAAcgaagaatattattttttataacatttttaacttGCTAGGAGAATAGAAATTTTATTGTCATGTTCACTAttttttcacttaattttttttttacttaaattatttgagaataaataattgtcatcttaataaatCGGAATTAATATATCTCAAAAGGTCACACAACGATAAtaatttatagagaaaatttattgaactttatttgtataaataaattttaaaaaaactctttatcataaaataaaattataaaaaaaagtaaacatagcaaaataatttaaactattttttatactCGAGATGtgttgtgtatatatacacacgcACTCTTATTTTAgactacttatttaattttaatggactttcattaagagacaatattttatttatgaattgttcttaaattcatacatcaacattagcatagtagttagattataatattttatactaataattaatagattaaataactcatattttagaaacaaaaaattatatctaaataatacattttgtaaacttatttatttaaataaatttattagtataaatataaaatataaaatcaaaaaaataaataaaatgattaaaagaatttgaggggatatttttgtctttatcgAGATTAATCCCATGGTATTAGAGCTAATATCACCAATTGGAAGGTATCAATTATACACCCTCTAATACCATGTGGGGTGTATAACTAATTCATAGATTGTTCCAAAATTCCTATCAaacatagtattaaataataccaCACATAATAATATCTGGACTATTTCTCCTAATACTCCTTACAAACGACCTCTTAGTGTCTTCAATATACTATATGATAGTATATCTATCTATTACATTTTCGAAccactaattttaatttaaactatGAACTTGAATACATCTATCTATTACATTTTCAGTTGATTAGTTTTCACCTAGCAAAAAAAAAGTTCTGTATTTAGCTAATACGTTTTGTATTTAACTAATACTCCCTCAattcctaattatttatttattttatttttatcttttctatttgtttattttgataaattaagaaagaataattattatttttatatattatgtcttcaattaattaatttttaaaaaaatagaactttttgaaaattttgattttttcaaaagtgaacaAATAATTAAGGAGAAAGAGAGTATTAGAAGATGTAATACAAGTTAGTTCTAAAAAAGATGAAACATCAAATAAAGGAGTTGGAGTTGGAAAAAAAGCAACACTTtaaaaagagttaaaaaaacataataacttaaatcttaaattttaatatttctagcctaaatcttaaatttcaaaattttctaatcATGGGCTCTAATTTTCtactacataaaaaaaaaagattttcatGTGTGAACTGAGATCATGTGATaaaaatttttagaaatatgaACATGAGACTTCTTCCTTCCTGGATGTTCCCccaaaatataataatgaacttttcattaaattaaataacgttaattcgatattttaaataacaaattttgatatttaaaattttttaaaaaaattatattcaatttctTACATGTCATTATATATGACGGAAAATACATTGTAAATGTtagttaaaagtttttattattttatttttaaaaaaatcatcatgacaattaaaagtgaataGAGAGAGTAACTTTTATAGATGAAGAAAATATATCAAGTTTTTTTGGtatgattttatcaaaataattttttatgcattaaaGAATGTAGTATATGGGACAAggtttttttttccaataagAGGTTtcgaatttaaattttgaatacaaaaaaattctttaacaTATTAATTAATCTTTAACGAGGATATCAAACACCGCATAACTCttccaacaaataaaattaatatatattctgATCATTATTTGAAAGAGTCTCTCTTCTTGGACAAATCACGagatttcatttcttttttaaaaaaataaagcacCGGCTAATTAAATCTAGTcatttttacaataaaatatttgaaaaagtcTTTCTCTTCTGAACAAATTATAAGATGTCGtgagattttatttctttttttaaaaaaagcaaatAATATTCTTGTCAATTAAAGTCAAATTTGAGtatctatttaaattttttatatattatgatgtcttttaattaattagaggCTGACAGATTTTACAATTGGTGCGCATAGACATTAGACAAATTGCacaaaaagataataattgCTCGAGTTGGTGAAAAGTAtgagaatattttttaactttttctgatttttaaaATAGGTTTAGACACTTTAATACTTGTAAAgttagtgaaaaaaaaaacattttacagCTAATagcttcttattttatttaaataaaaataatttatttaaaacatttttgttTTGTAGTTCAAAAATTGTTAAAGAATTAAATTTACAATCGTATTGGGTgtttatatcaatttaatatatacatggcatgtatttaaatttataatttattttatataatcttaattaattaatatatattatactttattaaatcatataataatgaaaattacattaattGAATGTAAACACGTGATACGAGTTAGTTATTTTCTAGGTTAAAGCTCACGTTTGAATCACCAACGTTAAAAAGCATCATATATATAGTATTCAgagagaacaaaaaaatatagtatagaATAGAATTAATTTATTAACACAATAAAACAGTGAAACGTGTACAattaatatcattttttgtatttatcttttattttcaaatattttattagaagAGAAAATTACGCGTATAAGCAAACTTACATTATATAATTAGTCATCATAACCATAGTTTATAATAATTAccactcgcgactaacattatacattaattatgtgggctgacttcgaatttgtataattagtcatgtttgtatatgtataattcgccaggatatacaaataaatatgtgtaatatgaaattttttagcttatgtacatatacaattcacctctctcccactctcttccctctctcgctcgcctctctcctccatctTTCAatgtcgctcgcctctctccacCCTCTCTCATTCTCgcttgccatttatacaaatgtatatgtataatatacatctatatacaattatatacatatacaattcacctctctctactCTCTGACCTCTCTCACTCGTCTCTCTcgatctcgctcacctctctcctatCTCTCCCagtctctctcctccctctcccgatctttcttgccatatatacaattacatatgtataatatacaattatctaaccaatatgcatatacaattcatctttctcccactcttttcccccATTCTCTCACCtatctcctctctctctcagtctcgctcgtctctctcctccaaATAATATGTagctaaaaattataattatcaaactatagctataaagtgtaattaattatttttaagtggctatatgtgaaagttaaaAAAGTTATACCTTATTTATCATAATCACAAATTAGGGTAGTAACTCAACCATGAACAAAAATAGGGGTAATAGATACATCTAAAGTTAAAGTGTGCGAATAACTCTTTTTTTTGGGATATAACTTTAAGAtgtaatatatgttattttattttatttttaaataagaaataataccTTAAACGTTGAGAATATGGTTCTcatttttcaatcatataaaagtagaaagaacacaattttttaaaagtgattTTACATGCCATAGTGCAAGTTTCCTAATTAAGCGTCACTAATTGTTCTATTAAATAGGAGTACAATTTATGTGGTCTAACTATACTACATGGTTACCCTAAGCAAAAAAAGAAAGGATCGTGTCTTATACGTACCTAGTAGGAGTTTGGGCATGTGAAAAATCGTGATATAAAATTAAGAGATAAAATCGATGTTTGGATATTTGATTTCATGTTAATTTtatctcatgatttcatatcatgagaacaaaattcaaaattcttcaaaaatcatgaTTTGAGAATTTCAAATCGCAATTTTCgattttcaaatacaaaaacaaatatataatgaaCATTTAAGATAAaagcaaataataataaaagaatagaaAAGTTTGTAGTAGTGTTTAATATTTCCTtctgtaattaatttttttaaaaaagacataTATTCTCTAAATCATActattactttttaaaagaataaaatttatgttttttttttcaattttatgagATTATTAAAAAGATCAAGATATCCCAAGTTTTAAATAATCCTGGATTATAAGAATCCTTTGAATTTTCGCCCAATTTCTTAGGTTGTACGAAGTAGTTAATTTCcataaattttctattaaataaaaagacattGATAGGCTTTGGATACCCTATTTTAGCAATAATGTATACGTGTGAAATTGGACCTTCATGACTTTTATAATTGCAAATAATgtttagtaataaataaatagaaatctACTAAATCTAGAAGTCCATTTGGTACCTTTCTTACGATACTTAACAAGCTTGTCTTGATGATTAGTCTTTTTTTTCGCTTTTTTAATTAGTGTTCAGAATTCGTATTTGAGCTCTGACTAAATTTGAATTGCGCATTACATGATTCATTAGGGGATGAAACTctcaacataattttctttatactCAAGACTTGAATCGATACCTCTAGTTAAGGGTGAAACAGTCCCGTCAGTTCTTCCACAATTCATGTTAGTTGGATGGTTATTACTTATTATATTGTGGCGTGTCGTTAATTTAAGtacaatattttttctaattaaatcgTTTCACTATTGTATCATATTCTAATATATAGATAGtcttaagaaattaaaaaaaaaagcctttttataattgatttcatAAACTAAACAACACATTAAAAAATAGAGTTCATTATTCAAACGTCACACGACTATTtgcaatttatttaataaaatcatcTTGACTTATTGAACATACATCAACATAGATTCTTCATGCTAATTCAACCATCGATCAATAATCTGAAATGCTagtttacattatatatatatatatatatatatatatatatatatatatatatatatatatatatatattatttctatttaattccaaaataaattgaattaaaataactttCTTATTAAAATCCTTTACATTTACATTAATATTTAAAGATAAACATACAATACGATAAAAACTTCTAGaagataatattataaaaattaggATAGCCACTTGAAACCGACTTGCTAACTAAAAGAAAGCATTTACATTTGTaggaaaaaagtaataaatgaataatatggACAGCCACACATAGGCAAAATAGTGATTTTGACTTCACACCAAATACCAATAATTCAAGCAAAGGCGTGTTCCCAAACGGAAAGTTCATTTATATCTCAACAAACAAGAAGAAATTAGTTGGATAGGACTAGCTCGATTTTAATTTACGTggtattttttgaattttaatatataaataaaaattttatttatatattttaaatatttcgaACCGTAAGTTATTGTAcatatgttattttcttaagtaatttttaaaattgtgtaaattttatttttaaaacacttaaaaatttCATGCTCGAAATcactaacaaaataaattattggaTAATGTATAAGTACCCCTCAACTTATACCagaaatcttagagacacacttatactatactaaggtcctattaccctctgaacttattttattcataattttctatcctttttcGGTCTATGTGTcattatcttgtgggcccaacgctatttaatttttttttcaaactagtgccacgtaggtcaaaaaggggtagaaaattactaataaaataaattcaggggataataagaccttagtatagtataagtgtgtctctgagatttcggacataggtcgAGGGGTTACTTGTGAATTTTCCCTAAATTagattctaaaaaaaatagaaacgtgtcatataaattgaaaaatgaaaagtactcttttataataaatataatgtcttAAAAATATGGATGGGAAATgagtaaataattataattaatgataaatataaaataggaGAATaagtgtaaaaatatattttaatttcataaagtgAACAATTACTGTTGGATATTTTAAATAGTACAAAAATAACTACTGTTAGATTGAGAAAATTTAACAAGAGTATTTCATCTCTATACTCGTACTAATTCATGTGTAATTTTGGATGAAgattaacataattatatttgatcgaatttttatttttttttaacgcaacacaagtaaaaataaacggATTCAAAAAGTTAGCGAGTACTTTGACAAAAAGTTAGTGAgtagttttctttttcttctataaataaattagaCTTTTTTCCATCCATTTCCAACCGAAAACACAACATATCCATACTctgttttttctaatatttgcaCTCTGTTTTCAACCATGGCAGATTCCGACAACAACAACGACATTGTCACTGATTTCTTCCCATACTATCGACTCTACAAAGACGGTCGAGTAGAACGTTTCTACGAACTTGGTGGTGTACACCAAGTTCCACCGTCGCTGGAAGATCCAGCGACTGGTGTATCATCAAAAGACGTGAGCATCTCTGCTCACGTCTCCGCTAGACTCTACCTCCCAAAAAACACCGCACCCAATCAAAAACTCCCCGTCCTAGTGTATTACCACGGCGGAGGACTTGTATTAGGATCCGCATTTTTCAAAACAGAGCATTGTTATCTCAACCATCTGGTTTCCGAATCGAATTGCATCGCGATTTCTGTAGATTACCGTCTTGCCCCTGAGCATGACATCCACACAATCTACCAGGATTGTTGGGATGCACTTCAGTGGGTTGCGTCACATTCTGTTTCTGATACAATTAACAAAGAACCATGGATAGAAAATCACAGTAATTTTAACCGACTGTTTGTAGGGGGTGACAGTGCTGGAGGCAATATAGTTTATAATATGATCATGAGAGCGGGCAGAGAAAAATTGATCGGAGATGTGAAAATTTTAGGTGCAATACTTGGATTTCCTTATTTGATGATACCATCGATTGAAAACTATGACAAAGGAATGGCTTACAAGCTTTGGAATATGATTTGCCCGCTCTCTGAGCGGGGAAATGATAGTCCAATGGTTAATCCAGTCTCAAAGAAGTGTCCTAGCTTATCTAAGCTAGGATGCTCGAGACTTTTTGTGTGTACGGGAGAGAAAGACGAACTTGTCCCTGGAGAAGTTGCGATAAAATTCGCCGAAGCTGTGAAGAAAAGCGGATGGGAAGGCGAAATTGAATCGATTATAGTTGAAGGTGAAGGTCATTGCTTTCACTGTGAAAATCCTCAAGCTGAAAAATCCAAAGATTTGATCAAACGTATAGTTTCTTTCATCCAACGTGATTAACATTTGTTtttacaaattattattatttgcacTCGTAACGAGTTTCCTCGAGAAACAAATCTATCTATCTCTATgagatagaaataaaatttacatatattctaTCTTTCATatcttaaattaaatatctttcGATAAACATATGTAATAGTGTGAATATTTTATTGGTAGTGTTCTGTGGTGTAGATAAATTGTTAGAAGCTATAAAGTGTTTAATATGTGGTATAGTAGCAAACAGTCCATGTGATAAATGAACGAGTCATATccatcttttatatatatatatatatatatatataggcttAAGTCAAAACCTACCTGGAAAAGTACTCCATTACTCGACAACTTTGTCCGTCGGTTTCAATATTCGGTGGATgcggccccttaaagttgtcctcATAATttacttagacacctcaactaggatcagtacctattgaacacttttatttattcaaaactTGTTTCTATTAGACGTTTTTCgacaataagtaaaaaaaataaagtgtataTAATGCACTTGCTGTGATGTGGCAAAGtgactaattaaaaaataacatgtgGCGATAGACCCAATAAttgtagaaaaataaatttatattaaaaagaatgaaaattatttcaaataaattttccgtctattttttgtataaaataaaataaataagaagccCAACCCTACCCCATCCCCTTTCTtctcatcttcttcttagcAAGATTTCTTTCTCAAAGGACaaattcaatttctttgttaattgaatacataattattttttattcttaatacgTGAGATATATTCAAAGAGACTGATATAAGAGTGACAAAGAAAGACACTCAGTCAATCTTGagatcaataaaaaaaagaaattgagaggagctaaattaattttattgaatcAATCTAATATTATGTTTGATAATTTTAGTGGgtttacattttaatttaaatggtaATATTTATTCGAAGATAACCGAAATGGAGGTCATCGACTAATTTTTTTCAATCCAATGttctttattctttctttcCTCCAAATTTAATTAGcatgttcattttttattttttaataaatatcgaAAAGAAAcagaatagaaaaaaataagaaaaaaatggatgCACTGGTCTTCGTGGAGAAGACGAGTTACAGGGGTTGGGTGGGggctttttgtttttttcttttaagaattagtattagttttaaatatttattttttaaaattaaattatctaaatgCCAAGTGGCACTCAAAGAAGCAAAAGTATTAAGttctttttggaaaaaataaaaataaaatattatttaaaaaatttcacgcGCTCAGAGGAAGTGTAAAATACTTTTTTGGCCACCTCAACATTTTGTATTAAATAGGTATACTTTTTGAACAGTTCAGATGT
This DNA window, taken from Solanum lycopersicum chromosome 5, SLM_r2.1, encodes the following:
- the ASH1 gene encoding acylsugar acylhydrolase 1 yields the protein MADSDNNNDIVTDFFPYYRLYKDGRVERFYELGGVHQVPPSLEDPATGVSSKDVSISAHVSARLYLPKNTAPNQKLPVLVYYHGGGLVLGSAFFKTEHCYLNHLVSESNCIAISVDYRLAPEHDIHTIYQDCWDALQWVASHSVSDTINKEPWIENHSNFNRLFVGGDSAGGNIVYNMIMRAGREKLIGDVKILGAILGFPYLMIPSIENYDKGMAYKLWNMICPLSERGNDSPMVNPVSKKCPSLSKLGCSRLFVCTGEKDELVPGEVAIKFAEAVKKSGWEGEIESIIVEGEGHCFHCENPQAEKSKDLIKRIVSFIQRD